In the Hordeum vulgare subsp. vulgare chromosome 7H, MorexV3_pseudomolecules_assembly, whole genome shotgun sequence genome, one interval contains:
- the LOC123410186 gene encoding uncharacterized protein LOC123410186, whose amino-acid sequence MVQPWGCASLQRRRIPARIWREETSFKILGCTPPSSNFKDYVMQMVSGYYLMHRMPCWHGQPWRKVCHGEYETMWLTSRGTRLVSQGMLGCDGGNTEIAFGEEHDAVNPGT is encoded by the exons ATGGTGCAGCCGTGGGGGTGTGCTTCCCTCCAGAGAAGGCGTATCCCTGCTA gaaTTTGGAGAGAGGAAACTTCCTTCAAGATTTTGGGGTGCACACCACCCTCCTCAAACttcaaag ATTATGTGATGCAAATGGTGAGTGGGTACTACCTGATGCATCGTATGCCATGTTGGCATGGACAACCTTGGAGGAAGGTTTGTCATGGTGAATACGAGACCATGTGGctgacatctcgtgggacgagaTTGGTCAGTCAAGGCATGTTGGGGTGTGATGGTGGTAACACTGAG attgctttCGGGGAGGAGCATGATGCCGTCAACCCTGGAACCTAG